In Sus scrofa isolate TJ Tabasco breed Duroc chromosome 12, Sscrofa11.1, whole genome shotgun sequence, the DNA window ttttaTAACCTCTTTTgacatctctccatttatttatttatttattgtctttttagggacacacccgaggcatatggaggttcccaggctaggggtcttggattcggagctacagctgccggtctaggccacagccacagcaatgcagaattcgAGTcacgtctgtggcctataccacagctcaccacaacgccagatacttaacccaccgagcaaggccagggattgaacccgcaacctcatggttcctaatcggatttgttaaccactgagccatgacaggaattcccagaaataatgtttactCTGGGTGTCCCATGACCAGGCAGGTTAACACATCAAGTAACgattacagcaggaactcacacCCAAAGCCGAGTACATTTCCTAAATTATTGTTGTCATCGCACTGTCTGTCTTTTGGATCTTCCAACCTCTCAGCACAGCCAGGACCTGGCAGAAACTGTTTTTAGGTCAATAATTTTAGTGGCTCAtgggttaatgagcctgactagtatccatgaggatgcaggtttgattcctggccttgctacagctccaattcaacccctagtctgggaagctccatatgctgcagatgcagccctaaaaagaccaaaaaaaaaaaattttttttgggggtcaCATCCCccggcatgcggaaattcccaggccagggatcgaaccctcgccacagcagtaccctgagccacagcagtgatgacactgggtccttaacccactaggtcaccagggaactcccgcaaGAAGTGTGTTCTGGAAAGGAAGATGCTCTGGGGAagtgagagagaagggacaggTCACAGTGAGTGGAGCTGACGTGGGAAACTGTGGTTCCCATCAAGTTTCTCAGTCTAGGTCACCATGGCCACCAGCTGCCTGACAAACCCCTAATTCTATTTCTACTCCAAAGATTGTGCTTCTCCCTTTGGCTGGCTGTGGGCCCCTCTCTGCCCTTCAAATCACTGTCTGGTGGAAAGACATGTGGACAGTTGTGCCAGAGAAATCTGGGCTCAGATCCTGATAACCATCGCTTATAAGATGCTTCTGTCAGTGTGTTTATTCTCTGCTCTGTGAGAAGGGTagctgggaggaagagaggaatatATGTACTCTTATTTTGGGGGGAGTGTCTTctccatgtggaagttccggggccagggatcgaacctgagccacagcagtgacaagtcgGCTCCTTAACCTcccctaagccaccagggaactctgatgtactctttgatttataaatgaaaaatcccTCCCACCCAAAAAATCAAGCAAACTTTCAGAAGAATAATTGcatgttttggggagttcccgtcgtggtgcagtagaaatgaatccaactaggaaccatgacgttgcaggtttgatccctggccttgctcagtgggttaaggatctggcattgccgtgagctgtggtgtgggtcgccagtttggctcagatccggcgttgctgtggctgtggtgtaggccgttggctatagctccgatttgacccctcgcctgggaacttccatgtgcctcgggtgtggccctagaaagccaaaaataaaaaataaaagaagaagaagaagaaggaagagtcaAAAGTGACATAAGCAGAGGCCGGGTGGAGCTGCTGTGCTTCTAGTCTGGGGCATCCGGGAAATCAAAGCCTATGGGATGCATACCCAGAACCCAGATGGGACTTGTGGAGGCATCTGAGGTCATGGTGCCAACTTGTGTGACCAGAAGAAGAGCTGGGGGTCCCACAGGGGCAGAGCTCTCGTGGGTGCCTGGAGCTGCAGTCTGAGGGGACACAGACCCTCTGGGGTCACCACCAAGGCCAGAGAGGAAGGATGAGGGTGGCACCTACTCTGGGGATTGTGCATCCTGACCCTAAGGAAGTGACATATCACAGAGGGCGGGGCCAGGGAAAGGAACCCAGCTTGGCCCTGCTGTGCGGGGGCCCCTGGGAGAAAGAGAGCAGCTGCCATGGGCTCTGGGGAGGGGACGGCTCCTCCCCAACACGGTGACCTTGGTCGTGTCCATTCACTGGATTGAGAGAAGCCCAGGGCTCCAGGTCCCAGGACCTGGCCCCACCGAGCTGCTTCTCTCCCGAAGCTTCCCGGGCCCTGGCCACCTTCCTGCCTGCTCATCCGACCTGACTCGGGCTGGACAAGGACGCACAGAGCCCCAGAAAAGCAGAAGTGAGGACTTGGGGTGAATCCTCTGAGGAGGCTCGACCTTGTCCCCTTCCagggtctggcactgctgcaggGGACATCCGTGCTGGAGAGATGACCCCGAGGGTGGGGGCCGTGTGGCTGCCTTCAGCTCTGCTGCTTCTCCGGGTCCCAGGTGAGGGGCTCAGCCCTTTCTGGGAGAGCggatggggcagggggtggcagtggggaggagggagggagggagggaggggaggtgggagagggagagggggcagtggtgggggcagggagaggaggctgagaagCTCCCAGAAGGAGCCAGCACCTGCCTCAGCAGGGCCCACGAGGATTCAGGGCACAAAGCAGGTGAGTCTTGTTCACTGTGCTGGACAGAGCAGCTGCAGGGGGCACCTATGATGGTCCCACCCCAACTGTCACAGTCAGAGATGCCATCTTGgggcaccacacacacacacacacacacacacacacacacacagagtgtcCCCATCCTGGGCCCTTCCTGACTCCACGGACACCCTCTCCTCTGTGAGGGGGAGCTGTTCCCCCCCCACCATCCTCCCCTGGAGCTGAGGAAAGGCCTGCCTGTAGCCTTGGCCTCCTCAGACCCCAAGGACCCTTGAgggaccctcagccccagggcTCCCCCGACCCAGACCCACCTGGTGAGGAGCTGGACTCGCTGTGTCTTCCAGGCTGTTTGTCCCTGAGTGGCCCCCCAACTGCGATGGGCACCAAGGGGGGATCCCTGAGCGTGCAGTGTCGGTACGAGGAGGAATACATCGACGATAAGAAATATTGGGACAAATCCCCATGCTTCCTCTCGTGGAAGCACATTGTGGAGACCACGGAGTCAGCGAGAGAAGTGAGGAGAGGCCGCGTGTCCATCAGGGACGATCCTGCCAACCTCACCTTCACAGTGACCTTGGAGAGGCTCACAGAGGAGGATGCAGGGACGTACTGTTGCGGGATCACTGCACAATTTTCAGTTGACCCCACCCATGAGGTGGAGGTGGTTGTGTTTCCAGGTGAGCCCCGCACCCCTCCCCTCACACCCAGCACCAGGTCCCCCCGACTCTCAGGAAAGAAGTGGCACAGAAAGACTGGGCCgagctggtggggaggggtggccagTGGCCGGGGCCATGGGGCGTGTCTGAGGGTGCGTCTGCACACACATCTCCTTCTCCCAGTGGGGCCTGTCCTGCACCCGCACCCTGGCACTGTGCAGGCTGCAGTGTCCTGCCTCTGGGATCTATGTCCCTTGCTGTCCTCACGAGGGGACCTCCACTCTGAAGGGGACCTGGTGTCTCTTTCTGGACCTGGGCCAGGTCTGACCTACCCAGCAGGTGTCTACCACAGGGTTTGCTGGGCTCCTCCCAAGGCCCCATGACACTCAGGCTGACATGAGCCCGGGGCCCTGGGGACAGGAGATGGGCCTCACCCTGCAGCCTGGCGGGGCCTCCTCCAGAGCCCAGCCCTGCACTGGGCCTCTGCACCGCAGCCCCAGCTGCCAGCTCCCAGGAGACGCCCTGCTCTGTGCTGGCCCTCAGGGCACCAATGACCCCAGACTTTTCTAAAAGGACCTCTTGTGTTTCTGGAGGCTTCACGAAACCTCAAGGAAAGCACAGaaagagccccccaccccagagtgGGGCTTCCCATGTCCCTCTGGGGGACAtcgccctgccccccacccccaaggtgGGCCctaccttttcctctttctctcgaCTCTGCACCTGAAACGCCCACCTGGCCAGGTGCCCTTGGAGAGGGGCCGGAGAGGGGGGTCCAGGGTGCGGTCAGGCCTGAGTGTGGCTGCTGGACAGAGCACATCTGTCCAGATGGCCTGAGTGACCTTGACCGCATGAGTCAGAGCCATACCAGTGATGGAGAGTGGGGACCCCAGGGAAAGGCACAGGGCCTGACATATGCTCCTCCCTCAGCCCTCGGCACCAGCAGGCCCCCAAGCATGCCAGGGCCTCCCACGACCCTGCCAGCAACCACCTGGAGCTTCGTGTCTGAGCGGGAGACCATGGCCAACAACCTTGGAAAGGGCCCTGCATCCCAGGACCCCGGACAACACCCTCGGTAAGGGCCCGCATCCCAGGACTTGGCACCTGGGGGATTTGTCTTCCGGGTGAGGGATCAGGGTAGAGGGCTTCGTGTCTCCCACCTCCAAGTCCTTCACTCAATTCCGCACCTAACTCTGAAGATCCTTCTTCAGCTGATAGCCACTGGACAGGTTCTCGCTCTGACAAAAGTTGTTAGAGCTCCatttcaacccgtagcctgggaacctccatatgccccaggtgcgatcctaaaaagacaaaaaaaaaaaaaaaaaaaaaaaaaaagatgtgatctAAAGGAAAATTCACACCATGAACAAATGAACACACAGTCAGGGTATAAATCTGGCATTCTGTGATAAACACTATGGAGAAATATTGTGATTGGAGCTGCTCTTTAATACCCAATAATCAGGGAGGGCTGGCTGTGGCATTTGGGGAGCCAGCCATTCAGGCACCTACAGAAACTGGGGTCCAGGCGGAGGGAAGAGTGACTGCAAACACCCCACCAAAGGAGCCTCCAGGATCCCAGCCTGGCAGGGCAGGAGGCAGCGCTCTGGGCTGTGGGGGCCCCTGCACCCCGTCCCCTGTCTCCCCCAGGCCCTGGTCAGAAGTGTCATCTTCTTAAAGAACCCAGGCCTCTGAGGAGGGAGAGAActctgggtgtgtgggggggtgtcattcatttattccatcaACTCAGGTGGACTTTGAAGGGCTGCCTTGACTTTTGGAGGCACCAGGCGGGGACCAGTTTGTCCCCATGAGTAGAGCAAAGAGTCTCTTTCCCCGTGGGAAATGCTGTCTCCAGGAGAGCAAATGTAAAACAAATGACCCCATTATTGATGACTGTACCCCACAAAGGGTAACCCCCAAACGTGGAGGCTCACGAAGAAATCCTCCTCTGGGGTCAGGGCCTGGATCCCTGGGTCTGCCTCGCATCAGTCCACTGGCCATGACCTTCCTTGTGTCCAGGGTCCTCATCCTCCAGGGCGATGAAGCAGGGAGAGGGGGGCAGAGGTCCTGAGGGTGCGGCTGCCCCGACCAGAGTTGATCTTGCTGTGGACTGTCCTGGCCTTGGGACCTGGGCACAGGGGTTGGGGGCAAAGTGGAGGGTACCAAGCTCCTCCTGAGGTCGCCGCTCACTGTCATCTTGTCCCCCACAGATCCAAGCATCCCAGCATCCGCCTGCTGCTCCTGGTCTTCCTGGAGGTGCCCTTGTTCCTGGGCATGCTCGGGGCGGTCCTCTGGGTCCACAGGCCTCTGAGGAGCTCTGAGAGCAGGTCCGTGGCCATGGATCCCGTGCCCGGGAACACAGCGCCCTCTGCTGGATGGAAGTGAACGCGGACCGAAAAATTCAGGGTCGCGGTCTGTGTTTCCCTCAGAATACTCTGAAAaggttttggaaattttttcttgcacagtatcacaaaaagaaaagaatatgccTAATAAATGCCTACTCTTTAAACCAGGAGTACCCTTCAACAGTTGAGTATGTACCTTGCGCCTTAAGGAGTAAACATCATTTAAATGCTTGAAGTCCTAAGCTCCTTCTCTAACTCTCAATTTTGCATTTATCATCGTCTTTTCTTCTTCATGGTTTTGCCATATGTGCTCATAGGTATTTTCAggagatgtgtatatatatatatatatattcctttttaggaccacacctgcggcaagtggaggttcccaggctaggggtccaatcggagctacagctgccggcctacaccacagccacggcaacgtgggatccgagccgcctctatgacctacaccacagctcacagccacgccagatcctaaacctgtcgggagacatgtttctacaatattttccttgcctctttgcttctatgctgaaaactccgtcttgtcctgtttttctttaccccatcttcctgcctgaaaaacagtcgcagtgctggcaaatgacttaagcttcagaacaaagacctaaaggcataagtcaTTCATGTGGTcggctgaatgaggacataatgcgttggtctaggcacgcaggacctgtgcagataggcacgcccTTCGCACCGCATGAtttgtcctctaaagaataagagaaagggaattcccgttgtggcgcagtagttaacgaatccgactaggaaccatgagtttgcgggttcggtccctggcctcgctcagtgggttaagaaggatccggggttgccctgagctgtggtgtaagttgcagatgcagcttggacctggcattgctgtggctgtggcgaaggccagcggcttcagctcctgttggacccctagcctgggaatctccatgtgcctcgggtgtgggccttaaaagacaaaaaaaaaaaaaaaaagaatttattatttaacttacaatgttgtgttagtttcaaatgtacagcaaagcgatttacttgtatattctttttcagattttttttccagtgtaagCTGTTGCAAGATATAAGACTCACAGTCTGTACTTTTATGCACTTGGCTATAAACATCTGAACAGATGCATCTCCAGGTGCACCAAATGCATTCACCTGACACCTGAAGGGGGGCGTTCCCTGCTGCTGAGACCCTTTGTTGTCCTGGAGAACCACCTCTGGAGTTGACACCCGGACTGGACCGTTGTacccttggcttttttttttttttggttttctttttacagccacacctgtggcccattGAGATCCCccagctgggggtcgaatcagagctgagctgttggtctaagccacagccacagcaacaccagatccgagacccatctgcgacctacatggcagcttgtggccacgcaggatccttcacctaccagggggtgggggggggagccagggatcgaacctgcatctcagagACAACgtctggtccttaaccctctgagccacaatgggaactcctaaactccaAGGCCTCATAGACCAGATGCCTCTGACCCTTCTGCAGATAAATCTCCCACCCCCGCTCACCCGGCAAAGCCCTCTCACTTCCTCTTTCCTATGTTGTGAGGGCTTTCATGCCCTGTGACCAGCCCTGCCATGAAAGGACTCTGCTTTTGCTGAATAATTAAAAGCAGGAAATACTCTCTCCATAAAAGGAAGCGAATGATTAAGAAATTCAAAGGTAATCTGGACAAGCAGAGGGTGCAAGCCTGTGCCCGGGCAGAACTTCCAGAGTCCACTGGGAGCCGAGTGTGCTTTGCAGGCGTAGGTTGGAGGGACTATGTGGCTGCCCCCGGCTCTGCTCCTTCTCAGCCTCCCAGGTGAGTGTGCTGGGGCCTCGGGGACCTGGTGCTTTAGGGGCGGGGTGGCCGTAGAGAGGGTCTGTCCAGGGCCCAGG includes these proteins:
- the CD300C gene encoding CMRF35-like molecule 6 precursor, whose protein sequence is MTPRVGAVWLPSALLLLRVPGCLSLSGPPTAMGTKGGSLSVQCRYEEEYIDDKKYWDKSPCFLSWKHIVETTESAREVRRGRVSIRDDPANLTFTVTLERLTEEDAGTYCCGITAQFSVDPTHEVEVVVFPALGTSRPPSMPGPPTTLPATTWSFVSERETMANNLGKGPASQDPGQHPRSKHPSIRLLLLVFLEVPLFLGMLGAVLWVHRPLRSSESRSVAMDPVPGNTAPSAGWK